In Gimesia panareensis, the genomic window ATACATGCCGACATGCCAGAGGCGAACGGTGGTATCTGCCATGATCTGGTAGCCACAATCCCGGGCACGCTGACAGAACGAATAGTCCTCAGCCAGATAATCATATCCGTCGTCACGCTGGTACAGCATTGGGTGGAAGAAGGGAATCATGGTCTCGCCGAAGCGTTCGTTACACATTGGGAGCTTCAGCTGTTCCTGAATCTTTCGGTAGACCTCCCTGCGGATGTGTAGAAAGCCAGTTCCCGCATAGAGAATTTCAATCAGGCCGCCGTCATTGCCAAATGTCATACTCGGCGTCCCCGGCAGCACATGGCAGGCCAGTTCCCGTTTACCCTTTTTCGGATAGATGCCACAGGAAATCGGCAGGTTATGTTTTCGAAGTTTCTCGATCGCATCGGGAAAGAAACCCACATCAGCATCGATCCACATCGTCTCTATAAAACCATCTTTGAGAGCATTTGTAGCCAGCTGATTGCGTCCCTGATCTATGGCTGCATAACCGCGGATACGACGTACGGTATATCCGCGACGTTCCAGTTCTTTAAGTGACTGTTCACATTGGGGAACAATGCTCCCTGTGTAGGGTACCAGAATGACACAGTTTCGTGGGTCCATTGGATGAGCAGAGACACGATGCTCTACTGGTTTTACTGGGGTCTGATCTGATTTGTGAGTATGGTGTCCTGCCTGATTGACCTGTTGTGCCTTGGGAATTCCCACAAATGACAAGAGCTCGCTTACTCCAGCCTCATCATTCAGTTGTTCCATCTCGACAATTCTGAGATGATCCGGAAAATCCCTGGACAGAATCTCTGCCCGCTCATTGTACTCATCCCAGTAACGGGCGATCCCAGCTTCTCTGCTTTGGGTGTCGTACTTGGGGAAGATTCGAGACCAGTTGGGTTCATAGTGCCATCCCGATGGCAGTTCTTTGGCCCAATGGTTCATGGGAAGGGGATGCACAAGATCCAGCCAGCGACAGAAACTTTTGACGACAGCCTCTTTGTCTCGTTTCAGGCAGATGATGCGAACGTCTGACTCTGTATTGATGATCTCTTCGACGTAGGGCAGATAGAAAGACGCAATATCTCCGATCAGTTCGGCATTTCTTTTTCGCCGCATCCGGGAAAATCGCCTGGCGATGATGCCACTGTTGTGTTCACGATCCCATGGTAATAAGGGGGCTTCTTCATGAGTGACATGGGTATTCGGTTGCGCGTTTAGAATCTCTGCCAGAGAAAGCGTTCCACATCGGCCCGTTCCCATACCGAGGATGATCTTTGAATTTTCAGACATGAAATCTCGTAATGATTAAGTCAATCATGATTGAATCAGAACATTAAAGGCGGCTTGAGTACATTTTGTTGATTTCGACACAGTCTTGTCGAGCTCAAGCGGTTCTGCACAATAAACAGATGATGTCTCTGTCATTTCTTTGAAGATGTTCAGGAGTTCCTGTAGCCATTCATGAGTCCACGTACCATTCTTTTCGTTTCAAGCTGAAATGCCAGGCCGGATAGCCTCCATCGGCTCCGAATCCAACAGAACACTCACCTTGCGGTCCCCCCTGGAAATAGATCCAGATTGATAAAACAAGGACTCTTTTTGCGCTCGTTCTTTCCAACGATTTCTCACCCCAAAATGGGGCTGCCCTGGCATCACTTCACCATAATTTCCGGCCTTGCACATGCATCACATTAAAAAAGCATGCTACATCAGTTGGTGGTGCACCTGGCGATAAACATACCATGCATACAGCAGTCCCCCCATGATCACGATCAAGCAGACAAAACTCAGCACAAAGATAAGGGTGATGAAGGTTTTACGCTTCATGATATTCTCGATTTGATACAAGGATCAGTATTCTGGTTGGTCTGCATCAGGACTTCCCCCCTGTGAGGAGAGGAAGTTTATATACTCTCAGATATTATAATAAACTGATCAATTCAGCTGCAAAATGAACCACTCATTGTTCTGGTACTTTCGGTTCTGATTCATCTTTGGGTTTGAGATTGATGATTAAGTTTGCATAGACACTACCTGCCGCATACTGTTTCTGATATGGCTCGTATCCTTCCTTCTTCACTTCTAAGATTAATCCTCCTTCTGCAGGAGCGTGGGCTGAGGTGATTTGAAACTTTCCCTCAGCATGAGTCTTTAATTTCCAGGGTGACATCAACAGTTGATTTTTATTACTGGGAGCATCTGATATTGTCACATCTGCATCAATGACCGGCTGATTTTGCTCATCGAGCACCTGACCTGAAAATGATGATGCACCATCACCTGGAAGACATCCCTGTAAAGTCGCAGCCAGCAGGAAACAGAAAACCGTTAGACACAAGGGACGCCGAATTCCGAATGAGTGTTCGTGCATATTCATTGTGTTTTGCTCATCCTGGTAGTAATTTTACCATTAAAAATAAACGAGACAACATTAGCAAAATCTGCTGGAATTTGTCCATAACTGGGTGAGTTTGGATCAAACCAGGACATTGCATTAGGATACCGCTGGAGAATCTCAGTCACAGTATCTTGTACCGCATATGCATACATTTCAGATATGTTCTTTTTGTAACCATCGCCTTCAAACAATTTGGCGGAGGCAGAGTCAAGCAAATAACCTGCTATGAACGGGGTCGTTCCCATCGCCATAAACTCCTCATGAAAAGAATGAAAGGTTTCATGAGCAATTAAAGCAATACTACCATTTCCCTGCTGTGCCGGATAAATATTGCCACGATAGAACTGATCCGTCCCAAGAGCGATCCCATTTACCCAGGGTCTCCAGTAAAGAATATTTTGTGCAATGACATTTTTCGGCCAGTACCACTCCGAGCGATTAGATCCATCATAAAGAGTAACTTTAGCGAGGGTTGCAGCAAGTGTAACCTGGAGATCTTCTTGTTGATTAAATCCGGGCATGGATTTCTTAAAGATATATTCAATAAATGCCCGTTCCGTCGGTGTTAATTTTCTGCTAGTGTCATCATTGTTTTCATTCTGCTGGGCTGCCGGGTCCCCCCCCTGTTGTTGAGCCGCAGGAGCTGCCGCATTCTGGAAGGCCACCCAGGCGGCATCTTCCGCATTCTCCCAGTCTGTTTCAGCGCCGGCCAATGCACCTTCATATGTATTCCAGGCATTTGTTTCGGCTGTATTCCAGGCTGCTTCCGCGAGTGAAACGGCATTTTCATAAGCGTTCCAGGCAGCACTTTCGGCTGTTGCCCAGGCATCTTCCGCAGCAGTCCAGGCGGCGTCGTAAGTAGACCAGGCACTATTGACCGCATTCTCCCATGTTGTCTCAGCAGCAGTCTGGGCAGTTTCAAACGCAGACCAGGCGGCCTGTTCTGCGGTGTCCCATGCTGTCTCTGCTGCGGCCATTGCCGTATCATAGGTACTAAATGCCGCAGCCTCTGTCGACGTCCAGGCTGCAGCGGCGTTCTCCTCGGCTGTTTCAAAAACTGTCCAGGCAGCCGCTTCTGCTGCAACCCAGTCTGCATCAGCTGCAGAAACTGCCGTTGAATATTGCATCCAGGCAGCATCTTCTGCAGCAATCCATACAGCATCTGCAGCATTCATAGCCGTAGTAAAATTCGTCCATGCAGCATCCTCGGCAGATTCATAGTTACTGGAAGCAATTGCATATGCTGCTTCGTATGTCGACCACGCATTGCCTTCTGTTGTGTTCCACGCAGCGACTGCAGCATCATAGGCAGTCTGGTAGACTGCACTTGCCGTCGATTCCGTGGCGTACCAGTCATCTGCTGCAGAGTCAGCGGAAATCTGCCATTGATTTTTTGCAGCTTCAACTGCAGCAGAGTAAGTAGTTGCTGCCGTACTTTCCACTGCCGCAAAAGTATTCCATGCAGCTTCTTCTGCTGCATACCATGCGTCATCAGCAGCTATGAATGCAGCATCTGCAGCAGATGTATCTCCCCCATTGTCCATGGCATCCATCATCAGATCCCAGGCTGCATTATAAGCAGCATCCCAAGCCTGGTCAGCAGCCTCGACCGCATCCAGATAGGATTGATACGCGGGATCAACTACACCGTTATAAGCATTGGTCGCACTCTGAACAGCAGTATTAAAAGCGGCATCGGCTGCATCAATGGCTGTGTTATAAGTATTATCTGCTCCATCCATTGTCGTGTTGTAAGTATTTGCTGCTGCCTGCTCAGCTGTCTCAAATGTGGCATCGGCCGCATCCATCGTGGTATTATAATCATCCTCAGCTGATTGGATTGCTGTTTCAGCGATGAGAAGTGCAGCATCAATGGCTGCGTTGAAGGAATTTTCTGCTGATGTATATGCGGAATTCCACACATCAGTAGCCGAGTCAACGGCTGAGTTATACGCATTTGATGCATTTTCTACCGCGGAATCATAGGTCGTGTCAGCGACATCAACGGCATCATTGTAAACTGCATAGGCAGCATCAACTGCCGAATTATATGTATTATCAGCAGTCGCCATCGTGGAATCGTAAGCATCTGCAGCAGCTTGTGCCGCCGAATCATAAGCGGCATCTGCAGTGGCCACTGCCCCATCATAAGCATTACCGGCATTGGTAATTGCCGAGTTATAAGCATTGTCAGCTGCATCCATTGCTGACTGATAGGCATCGTCTGCTGCTTGCGTTGCATTTTGATAAGCTGTATTGGCAGTAGCAACGGCGGAATTGTAGGAATCTGCTGCAGAAAGCTTCGCGTTATCCAGAACTGTATCAGCAGCATCAACGGCCGTATTATACGTATTGGCTGCATTCTGAACAGTATTTGCGTAAGCGTTATCAGCAGCGGTCACACTTGCCAGATAGGAATCGTAGGCTGAATTCGTACTCCCCGACGTCGAGCCACTACTGGATGATGAAGAACTCCCGGACGAAGAACCACTTCCCGATGAAGAGGTGGATCCGGATGTGCTGCCTGATGTTGATCCGCTTGTCGAGCTTGAGTTGCTCCCGGAGGTGGAACTACTACCGGATGATGAAGTGCTGCCTGATGAGGACGCGGAACCGGATGAGCTTCCCGACGTGGAACCACTCGAGGAACCTGTCCCGCTGCCCGAAGACGAATTACTGCCGGAACTGGATGAGGAGCCGGAAGAACTGCCAGAGCCACTATTGGAACCGGAACCACTGCCTGAACCTGAGGTTGAGCCACTCGAAGAGGATGATCCGCTGCCGGATGAAGAACTGCTGCCAGAAGTTTCAGCAACGTCCTCTACGTAGATCTCCCCCCAGCTGGTTGAAGTGTTTCCCTGTGAATCCGTTGCACTCACGCCGAATGAAACGGACTGGCTGGTTTCATAGTCCAACGCAGCGATCAGAGTAATCGCACCAGTCGAGGCATCAATGGAAAACGTCTCCGTACCTGAGGTCAGCCCATAGGTCACCGCGTCATTTTGAGGATCGCTGGCGGAAACGGTACCAATCACTGAACCCACCGCGGCATCTTCTGCGACGTTCCACCAGTAACCCATTCCGTAATCGTCGAAGACCGGCGATTCATTCACGTCGGTAACGCTCATATCAACCCAGCTGGTTGAACTGTTTCCATTGGAATCCGTTGCACTCACGCCGAATGAAACAGACTGGCTGGTTTCATAGTCCAACGCGGCAATCAGAGTAATCTCACCAGTCGAGGTATCGATGGAAACGACGTCAGTCCCCGACGATAAAGCATAAGAAAATGCATCGCCATCAGGGTCAGTAGCAGAGACAGTGCCGATAACAGAGCCTACCGCGGCGTCTTCAGCGACACTCCACCAGTAGCCCATTCCGTAATCATCAAACTGAGGGGCATCGTTAGTACCACTGAGCAACTGGCGTTGTTCCAGCTTTTCAATCGCAGCAACATATTGAAATTTGTGCTTATTTCTGCGTCGACGACCCCGCCGAGAACGAACAGGAGCACCAGATTGCAAACAAAAACGCAACGAATACAACCAGTCTTTCAACACCATGGCAATCAATCCTTCTTGCTGCTACTTGAGAGAAAAGTAGAATCATCAGTGCCTCCAGCCAAAGTGCATCAATGAATTCAAATGCACTTATCGTGGTTCAGTATTCCACCGATAAAGATCAACAAAAAAATTGTGTGATAATGCTTCTCAAGGCTGAAGTGCCTCGGCCATGAAATGGTGAGAGTTGGTTCGTCAACAAAAACACATCGCATTATCGTGTGCCTGCGTGTTTTAAAGCTGAGGAAGAGAATACAGGAGGGATTTCTCCGGTTCAAGCAAAAAATCACGAAAAACTAATATTACGTACACATCCACAACTGTTTTTATTTTCAGAATGAATGTTCTTCTGCCGACTGCAACCAGTTTCATCACCCCACAAACAGTCATGAGAGATTTCCATGGATCAATCCGTCTACCACTTGAGACCACACTGACGCGTAATACATACAGGAAAAGATACTGGCGAAGTTCGTGATGCAGAAGTCAAGAAACTAGAAGTAGTCTTGAAGGAAGTCGCTGAAAGTTTCCCAGCGAGGTTCTAATTCACCTTTTATTAACAGATCTTCTCCACCCTCAAAATCGACGACGAATACCTCGTCCGACTCAGTGTCCAGAACATGTACGGTCCCACCAGGAGAAAGCTGTGTCAGCACGAGCATTCGTTCGGGAAATCCATACTGTGAACGACATTGTTCTGTAAGAGTCCCGATATTGCATTCATCCTCTCTAATGTCAGCAAGCTCAATTCCCAGCGAATTACTCCAGAACGGACCAAAGTATGTGCTGTAAAATTCCGTGAACTCACTCGAAGGGGTAACGTCCAGATGTCCCAACACGGCCTCAATATTGTTCCCCTGACGATGGTACGCCGGGTCACTCAAAGCATTCACAACTTTATCTGGCAGACTCATGTTAGTATTTACCGGTTTTAATCAGGCTGGTGTCTGGTTGCCACTCTGTTACAGTTTGGTTACTCCAGACAGAATGGAAAAAACTCACCACAAAAGCAGCACCTGTCATGATCATTCTGTCGATAATCCTTGCGAATTTTCGTTTTAAGGTTCCAGATATTCTCAGGTCCGGAAGAGTCTGGAGGGAGGAATCTGAAAATTCGGACTTGTCATCATACCATCTAACGCATCTTGTATTTTCTATCCGGACCGAGAACTTTCACTTTCACATCA contains:
- a CDS encoding sulfotransferase produces the protein MSENSKIILGMGTGRCGTLSLAEILNAQPNTHVTHEEAPLLPWDREHNSGIIARRFSRMRRKRNAELIGDIASFYLPYVEEIINTESDVRIICLKRDKEAVVKSFCRWLDLVHPLPMNHWAKELPSGWHYEPNWSRIFPKYDTQSREAGIARYWDEYNERAEILSRDFPDHLRIVEMEQLNDEAGVSELLSFVGIPKAQQVNQAGHHTHKSDQTPVKPVEHRVSAHPMDPRNCVILVPYTGSIVPQCEQSLKELERRGYTVRRIRGYAAIDQGRNQLATNALKDGFIETMWIDADVGFFPDAIEKLRKHNLPISCGIYPKKGKRELACHVLPGTPSMTFGNDGGLIEILYAGTGFLHIRREVYRKIQEQLKLPMCNERFGETMIPFFHPMLYQRDDGYDYLAEDYSFCQRARDCGYQIMADTTVRLWHVGMYAYGWEDAGRESERFGSFTLNFNQ
- a CDS encoding carboxypeptidase-like regulatory domain-containing protein, which codes for MNMHEHSFGIRRPLCLTVFCFLLAATLQGCLPGDGASSFSGQVLDEQNQPVIDADVTISDAPSNKNQLLMSPWKLKTHAEGKFQITSAHAPAEGGLILEVKKEGYEPYQKQYAAGSVYANLIINLKPKDESEPKVPEQ
- a CDS encoding cadherin repeat domain-containing protein; this encodes MVLKDWLYSLRFCLQSGAPVRSRRGRRRRNKHKFQYVAAIEKLEQRQLLSGTNDAPQFDDYGMGYWWSVAEDAAVGSVIGTVSATDPDGDAFSYALSSGTDVVSIDTSTGEITLIAALDYETSQSVSFGVSATDSNGNSSTSWVDMSVTDVNESPVFDDYGMGYWWNVAEDAAVGSVIGTVSASDPQNDAVTYGLTSGTETFSIDASTGAITLIAALDYETSQSVSFGVSATDSQGNTSTSWGEIYVEDVAETSGSSSSSGSGSSSSSGSTSGSGSGSGSNSGSGSSSGSSSSSGSNSSSGSGTGSSSGSTSGSSSGSASSSGSTSSSGSSSTSGSNSSSTSGSTSGSTSGSTSSSGSGSSSGSSSSSSSGSTSGSTNSAYDSYLASVTAADNAYANTVQNAANTYNTAVDAADTVLDNAKLSAADSYNSAVATANTAYQNATQAADDAYQSAMDAADNAYNSAITNAGNAYDGAVATADAAYDSAAQAAADAYDSTMATADNTYNSAVDAAYAVYNDAVDVADTTYDSAVENASNAYNSAVDSATDVWNSAYTSAENSFNAAIDAALLIAETAIQSAEDDYNTTMDAADATFETAEQAAANTYNTTMDGADNTYNTAIDAADAAFNTAVQSATNAYNGVVDPAYQSYLDAVEAADQAWDAAYNAAWDLMMDAMDNGGDTSAADAAFIAADDAWYAAEEAAWNTFAAVESTAATTYSAAVEAAKNQWQISADSAADDWYATESTASAVYQTAYDAAVAAWNTTEGNAWSTYEAAYAIASSNYESAEDAAWTNFTTAMNAADAVWIAAEDAAWMQYSTAVSAADADWVAAEAAAWTVFETAEENAAAAWTSTEAAAFSTYDTAMAAAETAWDTAEQAAWSAFETAQTAAETTWENAVNSAWSTYDAAWTAAEDAWATAESAAWNAYENAVSLAEAAWNTAETNAWNTYEGALAGAETDWENAEDAAWVAFQNAAAPAAQQQGGDPAAQQNENNDDTSRKLTPTERAFIEYIFKKSMPGFNQQEDLQVTLAATLAKVTLYDGSNRSEWYWPKNVIAQNILYWRPWVNGIALGTDQFYRGNIYPAQQGNGSIALIAHETFHSFHEEFMAMGTTPFIAGYLLDSASAKLFEGDGYKKNISEMYAYAVQDTVTEILQRYPNAMSWFDPNSPSYGQIPADFANVVSFIFNGKITTRMSKTQ
- a CDS encoding SMI1/KNR4 family protein, translating into MSLPDKVVNALSDPAYHRQGNNIEAVLGHLDVTPSSEFTEFYSTYFGPFWSNSLGIELADIREDECNIGTLTEQCRSQYGFPERMLVLTQLSPGGTVHVLDTESDEVFVVDFEGGEDLLIKGELEPRWETFSDFLQDYF